Genomic window (Bacillus pumilus):
AAAAGCGGCAGCAGCTTGTATTGAAATATGCTGAATTAAGGAAAGAGTTAAAAGAAAAAGGTGACTATGAAGCTTTGCGGAAATTACCTAGAGACTCTTCCCCTACCCGCTTAAAGAACCGCTGTGAATTAACTGGACGTCCGAGAGGTTACTTACGAAAATTCAAAATGTCTAGAATTGCTTTTCGTGAGCTCGCTTATAAGGGCCACATTCCAGGAGTGAAAAAATCGAGCTGGTAAAGATTGAGTTGATCTTATCACAGCTGCCATAAAAGTAAAGTAGCAAAAAATGTTGAAAAATCTATTTTCTTGTCCTATCTCAATCTTTTTGAAGGACAAAATATCATTTTAAAAACCAGCAGAGTTTCTGCTGGTTTTTTATCATGACTGAATTCATAAGATGAATAGACCTATTTCCAAAAAAGGATTTTCTATAATCATTATGACTTTTTCTCTTCTTTTCAAAAATACATGATCATGATACTTTGTTGTCACTACCCACCGATGTATGACATTTCAACTTTTTTCTGATCTTTCTTCTGCTCTCTCTCGGCTGAATATTGATCATGCCTATTCGACCATAGTTCCTTCAAAATATTCTTTATATCTTCATTATCTTTTGACGAACGAATCAACTGTTTCAAGTCAAAGCCCGATGATGCAAAAAGACATGTAAACAATTCACCACGCGCAGAAAGTCTTGCCCTGTTACATGTTCCACAAAAAGCATCTGAAACAGAAGAAATAATGCCTATTTCTCCTGAACCATCTTGATAAAAGAATCGGCTTGCTACTTCACCTGGATATTGAGGGGGTTCTGGTTTGATAGGAAATGTTGAACCAATTAGATCAATGATCTCTTTCTTTGTCATGACATGTTTCAGGTTCCATTTATTCGTATTTCCAACATCCATAAACTCAATAAATCTGAGAACATGTCCTTCTTTTTTAAAGTAAGCTGCCATTGGTAGAACATCCTGATCATTCACACCTTTTTGAACAACCATATTGATCTTAATAGCAAGTCCAGCCTTTTTTGCAGCCTCAATGCCATCAAACACTTTTTGGATAGAAATATTCCTTCCGTTCATTTGTTGAAAACGGTCAGGATTTAATGAATCCAAACTAATGGTGACTCTCTGAAGACCTGCTTTCTTTAACTTATCAGCATATAAAGGTAAAAGCGTTCCATTGGTTGTCATAGCAATGTCTTCGATTCCTGGAATATTTGAGAGCTTTTCTATTAAAACAGGCAAATCTTTTCGCATTAAAGGCTCTCCACCAGTGATGCGTATTTTCACTACACCTAAATCCTGTGCAAAAAGGGTAGCAAGCCGTTCAATCTCTTCGAAACTAAGCAATTCTTCTTTATTCAAAAAAGGGTAATCTGTTCCAAAAATTTCAGCAGGCATACAGTACGTACATCTAAAGTTACAGCGATCTGTTACTGATATTCTTAAATCGCGCAATGGTCGATGTCTCTTATCTAAAATACTGACCATACTTTGCCTCCTATTCTGTAATACGCTGATGGTGAGTGTAGATATTAAAAGATTCTCCTCTGACGAATCCAACTGTGGTGATATTTAATTCTTCTGCCATTTTAAGTGCCAATTCAGTAGGTGCTGATTTTGAGATGACGATAGACACACCTAGTTTTGCTGCCTTCAATAGAACCTCTGACGATATTCGGCCACTAAATACAAGGATCTTATCTCTGAGTGGAATTCGATGAAGTAAACAGTATCCATAGATCTTATCTAAAGCATTATGTCTTCCTATATCAGTTCTAGTGATGAATAGCTTCTCTGTGTCACACAGTCCAGCATTATGCACACCACCAGTATGCTGAAATAATTGACTTTCTTCTTGTAAACATTTCATTAGATGCATACAGGTTTCAGCAGAAATATTGATTTGATCAATGGCTGTTTTAGCCGTTTTCACATCTTGGAGAAAATAAAAGTGTCTCCCTTTTCCGCAGCAAGATCCAATCACTCGCCTTGTGAAATCTGACGACTGAAATCCACTTGAGTGAATTAAATCAACATAAGCAAAGCCCATGCTTTCATCTATTGTAAACCTTTTAATCTCATTTTCAAATCGAATGACCCCTTCAGATGCTAAAAAACCGATAACCAATTCTTTCAAATGATCTGGGGAACAAACAAGTGTTACAAATTCCTCTCCATTCACCATCACAGTTAAAGGAAATTCTTCTACAACTTCATCTGTTTTGCAAGTAAATTGGCCTTCACGGTATTGGTGTATGACTCGTTTCTTTTTAACAGAAGGATTCATTGTATGATCTTCCTTTCAGCACAAATTTAGTTATATGAACCAATTAAATTGTGATATTATTTTAAAAAGTCATAAAAATGTAACATATTTTCTATCTTAA
Coding sequences:
- the moaA gene encoding GTP 3',8-cyclase MoaA, with protein sequence MVSILDKRHRPLRDLRISVTDRCNFRCTYCMPAEIFGTDYPFLNKEELLSFEEIERLATLFAQDLGVVKIRITGGEPLMRKDLPVLIEKLSNIPGIEDIAMTTNGTLLPLYADKLKKAGLQRVTISLDSLNPDRFQQMNGRNISIQKVFDGIEAAKKAGLAIKINMVVQKGVNDQDVLPMAAYFKKEGHVLRFIEFMDVGNTNKWNLKHVMTKKEIIDLIGSTFPIKPEPPQYPGEVASRFFYQDGSGEIGIISSVSDAFCGTCNRARLSARGELFTCLFASSGFDLKQLIRSSKDNEDIKNILKELWSNRHDQYSAEREQKKDQKKVEMSYIGG
- the rpsN gene encoding 30S ribosomal protein S14 translates to MAKKSKIAKEKKRQQLVLKYAELRKELKEKGDYEALRKLPRDSSPTRLKNRCELTGRPRGYLRKFKMSRIAFRELAYKGHIPGVKKSSW
- the fdhD gene encoding formate dehydrogenase accessory sulfurtransferase FdhD — translated: MNPSVKKKRVIHQYREGQFTCKTDEVVEEFPLTVMVNGEEFVTLVCSPDHLKELVIGFLASEGVIRFENEIKRFTIDESMGFAYVDLIHSSGFQSSDFTRRVIGSCCGKGRHFYFLQDVKTAKTAIDQINISAETCMHLMKCLQEESQLFQHTGGVHNAGLCDTEKLFITRTDIGRHNALDKIYGYCLLHRIPLRDKILVFSGRISSEVLLKAAKLGVSIVISKSAPTELALKMAEELNITTVGFVRGESFNIYTHHQRITE